A region of Aquarana catesbeiana isolate 2022-GZ linkage group LG08, ASM4218655v1, whole genome shotgun sequence DNA encodes the following proteins:
- the LOC141104703 gene encoding uncharacterized protein isoform X1 yields MMDNQPPLTSPDGSSNGNPPERCPRPLYSRDSTQEGHTIPHHHQMEERKDIKVEVKEEGEESLVSGDQQLLEEGGHLYSRDSTQEDHTYKENHQGEELKDIKVEVKEEEEERLVSGDQQSMEEGEMMKEEEPSLNTDTNGRFLLNSSEGDPIFSPDFKTEVDEITQCSPGEDPITPTAHHRPYHLEGSMDPSNPEEPSDKSHTMTSDVHLRSIDPSNPEEPSDKSHTMTSDVHLRSMDPSNPEEPSDKSHTMTSDVHLRSIDPSNPEEPSDKSHTMTSDVHLRSIDPSNPEEPSDKSQNMTSDVHLRSYSADQPTHPSNPEASPVGDGGHTGERSSLDFKKSHTKNRAQWNSPSDERPFSCSECGKCFIRIRHLQAHQKTHTGERPFSCSQCGKCFTGKGTLNRHQRIHTGERPFPCSECGKCFIQNWELLIHQRSHTSEYPFLCSECGKCFTSQKVLVRHRRVHTGERPYSCSECGKFFTGKGTLNRHQRIHTGERPFPCPECGKCFTSQQVLVRHHRVHTGERPYSCSECGKCFTQKGERDEHQRSHTGERPFSCSECGKGFFRIQRLHSHERIHKGERPFPCSECGKSFENQMHLFRHQKIHTKCCS; encoded by the exons atgatggacaatcagccgcccctcacatcaccgg atggatccagtaatgggaacccaccagagagatgtccccgtcctctgtattcccgggattctacacaggaaggtcacaccatccctcaccatcatcag ATGGAAGAACGGAAAGAcattaaagttgaggttaaagaggaaggagaagagagtttggtgagtggagatcagcagttgTTGGAGGAGGGAGGTcatctgtattcccgggattccacacaagaaGATCACACTTATAAAGAGAatcatcag ggtgaagaactgaaagatatcaaagttgaggttaaagaggaagaagaagagaggttggtgagtggagatcagcagtctatggaggagggggagatgatgaAAGAAGAAGAACCTTCTCTAAATACGGACACAA ATGGACGCTTTCTTCTGAATTCCTCAGAGGGAGATCCAATATTTTCTCCAGATTTCAAGACAGAAGTTGATGAAATCACACAATGTTCTCCAGGAGAAGATCCCATTACTCCAACCGCACATCACAGACCTTACCATCTGGAgggatcaatggatccttctaatcctgaggaaccttctgataaatcccatactatgacttcagatgtccatctaagatcaatagatccttctaatcctgaggaaccttctgataaatcccatactatgacttcagatgtccatctaagatcaatggatccttctaatcctgaggaaccttctgataaatcccatactatgacttcagatgtccatctaagatcaatagatccttctaatcctgaggaaccttctgataaatcccatactatgacttcagatgtccatctaagatcaatagatccttctaatcctgaggaaccttctgataaatcccaaaATATGACTTCGGATGTCCATCTAAGATCTTACAGTGCCGATCAACCAACCCATCCATCCAATCCCGAGGCGTCTCCTGTAGGTGATGGAGGTCACACAGGAGAGAGGTCATCTTTGGATTTCAAAAAATCTCACACTAAAAACAGAGCACAATGGAACAGTCCCTCAGATgaacgtcctttttcatgttcagagtgtgggaaatgtttcattaGGATTAGACACCTTCAGGCACATCAGAaaactcacacgggtgagcgtcctttttcatgttcgcaatgtgggaaatgtttcactggcAAAGGAACACTTAACAGACACCAGAGAATCCACACAGGGGAGCGTCCttttccatgttcagagtgcgggaaatgttttattcaGAATTGGGAACTTCtcatacaccagagaagtcacacgagCGAGTATCCTTTTttatgttcggagtgcgggaaatgtttcacttcGCAAAAAGTCCTAGTTAGACACCGCAGAGTTCATACCGGTGAgcgcccttattcatgttcagagtgtgggaaattttTCACTGGCAAAGGAACACTTAATAGACACCAGAGAATCCACACAGGGGAGCGTCCTTTTCCAtgtccagagtgtgggaaatgcttcACTTCGCAACAAGTCCTAGTTAGACATCACAGAGTTCATACCGGTGAgcgcccttattcatgttcagagtgcgggaaatgtttcactcagaaaggagaGCGTGAtgaacaccagagaagtcacacaggcgagcgtcctttttcatgctcagagtgcgggaaagggtTTTTTAGGATACAGCGCCTTCATTCGCACGAGAGAATTCACAAGGGCGAGCGTCCTTttccatgttcagagtgtgggaaaagttttgaAAACCAAATGCATCTATTcagacatcagaaaattcacaccaAATGTTGCTcttga
- the LOC141104703 gene encoding uncharacterized protein isoform X2, giving the protein MEERKDIKVEVKEEGEESLVSGDQQLLEEGGHLYSRDSTQEDHTYKENHQGEELKDIKVEVKEEEEERLVSGDQQSMEEGEMMKEEEPSLNTDTNGRFLLNSSEGDPIFSPDFKTEVDEITQCSPGEDPITPTAHHRPYHLEGSMDPSNPEEPSDKSHTMTSDVHLRSIDPSNPEEPSDKSHTMTSDVHLRSMDPSNPEEPSDKSHTMTSDVHLRSIDPSNPEEPSDKSHTMTSDVHLRSIDPSNPEEPSDKSQNMTSDVHLRSYSADQPTHPSNPEASPVGDGGHTGERSSLDFKKSHTKNRAQWNSPSDERPFSCSECGKCFIRIRHLQAHQKTHTGERPFSCSQCGKCFTGKGTLNRHQRIHTGERPFPCSECGKCFIQNWELLIHQRSHTSEYPFLCSECGKCFTSQKVLVRHRRVHTGERPYSCSECGKFFTGKGTLNRHQRIHTGERPFPCPECGKCFTSQQVLVRHHRVHTGERPYSCSECGKCFTQKGERDEHQRSHTGERPFSCSECGKGFFRIQRLHSHERIHKGERPFPCSECGKSFENQMHLFRHQKIHTKCCS; this is encoded by the exons ATGGAAGAACGGAAAGAcattaaagttgaggttaaagaggaaggagaagagagtttggtgagtggagatcagcagttgTTGGAGGAGGGAGGTcatctgtattcccgggattccacacaagaaGATCACACTTATAAAGAGAatcatcag ggtgaagaactgaaagatatcaaagttgaggttaaagaggaagaagaagagaggttggtgagtggagatcagcagtctatggaggagggggagatgatgaAAGAAGAAGAACCTTCTCTAAATACGGACACAA ATGGACGCTTTCTTCTGAATTCCTCAGAGGGAGATCCAATATTTTCTCCAGATTTCAAGACAGAAGTTGATGAAATCACACAATGTTCTCCAGGAGAAGATCCCATTACTCCAACCGCACATCACAGACCTTACCATCTGGAgggatcaatggatccttctaatcctgaggaaccttctgataaatcccatactatgacttcagatgtccatctaagatcaatagatccttctaatcctgaggaaccttctgataaatcccatactatgacttcagatgtccatctaagatcaatggatccttctaatcctgaggaaccttctgataaatcccatactatgacttcagatgtccatctaagatcaatagatccttctaatcctgaggaaccttctgataaatcccatactatgacttcagatgtccatctaagatcaatagatccttctaatcctgaggaaccttctgataaatcccaaaATATGACTTCGGATGTCCATCTAAGATCTTACAGTGCCGATCAACCAACCCATCCATCCAATCCCGAGGCGTCTCCTGTAGGTGATGGAGGTCACACAGGAGAGAGGTCATCTTTGGATTTCAAAAAATCTCACACTAAAAACAGAGCACAATGGAACAGTCCCTCAGATgaacgtcctttttcatgttcagagtgtgggaaatgtttcattaGGATTAGACACCTTCAGGCACATCAGAaaactcacacgggtgagcgtcctttttcatgttcgcaatgtgggaaatgtttcactggcAAAGGAACACTTAACAGACACCAGAGAATCCACACAGGGGAGCGTCCttttccatgttcagagtgcgggaaatgttttattcaGAATTGGGAACTTCtcatacaccagagaagtcacacgagCGAGTATCCTTTTttatgttcggagtgcgggaaatgtttcacttcGCAAAAAGTCCTAGTTAGACACCGCAGAGTTCATACCGGTGAgcgcccttattcatgttcagagtgtgggaaattttTCACTGGCAAAGGAACACTTAATAGACACCAGAGAATCCACACAGGGGAGCGTCCTTTTCCAtgtccagagtgtgggaaatgcttcACTTCGCAACAAGTCCTAGTTAGACATCACAGAGTTCATACCGGTGAgcgcccttattcatgttcagagtgcgggaaatgtttcactcagaaaggagaGCGTGAtgaacaccagagaagtcacacaggcgagcgtcctttttcatgctcagagtgcgggaaagggtTTTTTAGGATACAGCGCCTTCATTCGCACGAGAGAATTCACAAGGGCGAGCGTCCTTttccatgttcagagtgtgggaaaagttttgaAAACCAAATGCATCTATTcagacatcagaaaattcacaccaAATGTTGCTcttga